From Plectropomus leopardus isolate mb chromosome 17, YSFRI_Pleo_2.0, whole genome shotgun sequence, a single genomic window includes:
- the arhgdig gene encoding rho GDP-dissociation inhibitor 3 isoform X1 yields MLGLDVCEFGGQVLELLWLTMCYRGLMGDKKDLYLEDEEDDRNLNYVAPVQKTLEEIQQLDKDDESLVKYKQTLLGTTPMLADPNVPNVQVTRLTLLCDDAPKQITMDLTGDLSALKEKTFCLKEGVMYRLKIHFKVNREIVSGLRYHHSTTRKGITVDKVSYMVGSYGPKADEIEFLCPFEEAPKGMISRGHYQFKSRFIDDDKIVYLEWEWNLDIKNDWDE; encoded by the exons ATGCTGGGATTGGACGTGTGTGAGTTTGGGGGTCAGGTGCTGGAGCTGCTGTGGTTAACTATGTGCTACAGAG GTCTAATGGGTGACAAGAAGGATTTGTATTTGGAGGATGAAGAGGACGACAGAAACCTAAACTACGTTGCTCCGGTCCAGAAAACTTTGGAAGAGATTCAGCAACTGGACAAAGATGACGAGAGTTTGGTCAAGTACAAGCAGACCCTGCTGGGGACGACTCCCATgctggcag ACCCCAATGTGCCTAACGTCCAGGTGACCAGACTGACCCTGCTGTGTGACGATGCTCCGAAACAAATCACCATGGACCTGACAG GAGATCTGAGCGCTCTGAAGGAGAAGACTTTCTGCTTAAAGGAAGGAGTGATGTACAGACTAAAGATACACTTCAAG gtgaaCAGAGAAATCGTTTCTGGCTTGCGGTACCATCATTCGACCACGAGAAAAGGAATAACAG TGGACAAGGTGTCGTACATGGTGGGAAGTTACGGCCCGAAGGCAGACGAGATCGAGTTTCTATGCCCGTTTGAGGAGGCACCCAAAGGCATGATATCGCGCGGCCACTATCAGTTCAAGTCCCGCTTCATCGATGACGACAAGATTGTCTACTTGGAGTGGGAGTGGAACCTGGACATCAAAAATGACTGGGACGAATAG
- the arhgdig gene encoding rho GDP-dissociation inhibitor 3 isoform X2, whose product MGDKKDLYLEDEEDDRNLNYVAPVQKTLEEIQQLDKDDESLVKYKQTLLGTTPMLADPNVPNVQVTRLTLLCDDAPKQITMDLTGDLSALKEKTFCLKEGVMYRLKIHFKVNREIVSGLRYHHSTTRKGITVDKVSYMVGSYGPKADEIEFLCPFEEAPKGMISRGHYQFKSRFIDDDKIVYLEWEWNLDIKNDWDE is encoded by the exons ATGGGTGACAAGAAGGATTTGTATTTGGAGGATGAAGAGGACGACAGAAACCTAAACTACGTTGCTCCGGTCCAGAAAACTTTGGAAGAGATTCAGCAACTGGACAAAGATGACGAGAGTTTGGTCAAGTACAAGCAGACCCTGCTGGGGACGACTCCCATgctggcag ACCCCAATGTGCCTAACGTCCAGGTGACCAGACTGACCCTGCTGTGTGACGATGCTCCGAAACAAATCACCATGGACCTGACAG GAGATCTGAGCGCTCTGAAGGAGAAGACTTTCTGCTTAAAGGAAGGAGTGATGTACAGACTAAAGATACACTTCAAG gtgaaCAGAGAAATCGTTTCTGGCTTGCGGTACCATCATTCGACCACGAGAAAAGGAATAACAG TGGACAAGGTGTCGTACATGGTGGGAAGTTACGGCCCGAAGGCAGACGAGATCGAGTTTCTATGCCCGTTTGAGGAGGCACCCAAAGGCATGATATCGCGCGGCCACTATCAGTTCAAGTCCCGCTTCATCGATGACGACAAGATTGTCTACTTGGAGTGGGAGTGGAACCTGGACATCAAAAATGACTGGGACGAATAG